In Alicyclobacillus macrosporangiidus CPP55, a single window of DNA contains:
- a CDS encoding S1C family serine protease produces the protein MRWVATVVVSALAGAGATLAALPALERTGLDQPAVPAVSREPATSPVGQTVTSVSVSVADGITQAVKKVEPAVVGVVNYARVSDFFTQTSKLEATGVGTGVLFHKDAQYGFIVTNNHVVEGAAKVEAVLEQGKHVLASVVGTDPYTDLAVLRVPVAPFKDVQPAQFANSDEVEVGEPAIAIGTPMGLDFADTVTAGIVSAKQRIMPVEEPQTHQTLDYQAVIQTDAAINPGNSGGPLVNIHGDVIGINSSKIVAPNFEGMGFAIPANAVRAIAQEIMQTGHASHPALGISGYSLSSLPQQWWPDVPVDYGVFVRSVGSASVKQAGLQPQDVIVGIDGKTVKNMADLRTYLFQKKPGDKVTLRVYRGSRQLDMTVQLGEMQSQNTTAAGAGEDGRGAEAETPFGLPNPFGD, from the coding sequence ATGCGGTGGGTGGCCACCGTGGTGGTCTCCGCATTGGCCGGCGCCGGTGCGACGCTCGCCGCCCTGCCTGCGTTGGAGCGCACAGGCCTGGATCAACCAGCCGTTCCTGCGGTGTCACGGGAACCGGCCACCAGCCCTGTCGGACAAACCGTGACCTCGGTCAGCGTGTCGGTGGCCGATGGCATCACTCAGGCGGTCAAGAAGGTGGAGCCGGCGGTCGTCGGTGTGGTCAACTACGCGCGCGTCTCTGACTTTTTCACACAGACGTCGAAATTGGAAGCGACCGGTGTCGGCACGGGCGTGCTGTTTCACAAGGACGCTCAGTACGGTTTTATCGTCACGAACAACCACGTCGTCGAAGGGGCGGCGAAGGTGGAGGCGGTGCTGGAACAAGGCAAACACGTGTTGGCCAGCGTCGTCGGCACCGACCCGTATACGGACTTGGCCGTGCTGCGTGTGCCGGTGGCGCCGTTCAAGGACGTGCAACCCGCTCAGTTCGCGAACTCCGATGAGGTGGAGGTGGGGGAACCGGCCATCGCCATCGGGACGCCGATGGGGCTGGATTTCGCGGACACCGTCACCGCGGGCATCGTGAGCGCGAAACAGCGCATCATGCCTGTGGAGGAACCGCAGACGCACCAGACGCTCGACTATCAGGCGGTGATTCAGACCGACGCGGCCATCAATCCAGGCAACAGTGGCGGCCCGCTGGTCAACATCCACGGGGACGTCATCGGGATCAACAGCAGCAAGATCGTGGCGCCGAACTTCGAGGGGATGGGCTTCGCGATTCCCGCCAACGCGGTGCGCGCCATCGCCCAGGAAATCATGCAGACGGGGCACGCGTCCCATCCGGCCTTGGGGATCAGCGGCTATTCGCTGTCCTCGCTTCCTCAACAGTGGTGGCCTGACGTGCCCGTCGACTACGGCGTGTTCGTGCGCAGCGTCGGCAGCGCGAGCGTGAAACAGGCCGGGCTGCAGCCGCAAGATGTGATCGTCGGGATCGACGGCAAGACCGTGAAGAACATGGCCGATCTGCGGACCTACCTCTTTCAGAAGAAGCCGGGGGACAAGGTGACGCTGCGGGTGTACCGCGGCAGTCGCCAGCTGGATATGACCGTGCAACTGGGGGAGATGCAGTCCCAGAACACCACCGCGGCAGGTGCGGGCGAGGACGGGCGCGGTGCAGAGGCAGAGACCCCGTTCGGGTTGCCCAATCCGTTCGGGGACTGA